atatatatatatatatttatattatattatatctctatatatatatcttattatatatattaatattatattaattattttatatatttaaaattaaaatatattagatatatcaaatatatatatatacatttattattatatatgtatatatctatagtacataaattatatatatcttaaaataatatatctatattatatatataataatataaatatatatataaaattttatagtatatatttcctatatttatcatatttatattttctatatatatatgtatatatatatatactctatatatattttatatattatatctacttttattattaatattataatattacatttatataatatatataatttatttcattattatattatataattattattatctatttatctactatttatttatattattcctcattacataaatctataaaaactacatgtattctaatatatatctctctatccatttctttctctatttatcttttattatctatccctatatctatatttttatgtatatttcttctttatatatttattttatatttatctaatatattatatatcatgtatatttatgttcttatttatatattattttatatctatatatttctatttaccttattttctatgtatttttttttgtatgtttatctgttctgttatttattcatattatttcctctctattatatcttcttttatttatatgttctatatcaaaatttcttttatcttttttcttattattcctcttttctcttatatcttattatcttatctctattttatctatattatcttttatcttcctcctgtCCTCCACCCCTAAaccctttctattctcttctatctctctctactctctttctctcttctctctatctttctctcttttttttttttttttttttttttttttttttttttttttttttttttttttttttatgtgtgtcttacatattttatctaattatgtgtgttctgtatttgtttatttatatatctatatatttatatatctatatatattatcttgtgtgtgtgtgtgtgtgtgtgtgtgggtgtgtgtgtgtgttttgtgtttatataaacatatattatttttatatatattaaaaatatatatatatatatatactatatgtattctgtgtgtgtgtggtggtgtggggtgtgtgttgtgttttggtgtgtgtgtgtggtgtgtgtgtgtgtgtgtgtgttttgttgtgcatgtgtgtaagtgtgtgtgtgtgtgtgtgtgtaatatatttattctatatctattattatatataaaaatatatatatatatatatattatataattgtccgggtaagacaataaactgcaccctggggttccctgaacaaggatagcactctattagctccctataccagggttgcggtgaaactgtgggCCCAGCAGGGCAgtgatatctggtgaaaacaccttcattctactgattacgggtttttcacaataatatgtctggcatattacagtgtaactgttttaaaagcggcacaGATAgctcctcctaattagttggggaactgcgagttgagaaggagcctgggggattccactcaacttttattttctcctgacaaacctctacaccaatgattaaaaacAGAAACgatcattcataccacatcgcccgtcgcgtgggttatcaagggcgcgtagtcagtgggcaaccagctGACAATGTTAACAGCATCtgggaaaacaaagaagataaagaaaacatgtccaataagaacacattaaaaatcggaacgtggaacgtaaggaaatgaaagagtatgggtaattacatactgtctgtaaagaaatggatagatcaacattcaaatactagggaAAAAGTGAGACCCAATTGGGAAAAGTAAAGGaagtttcaaaaataaagaaacaagacagttcttttttctggaaaaaaagaaggaaattatagtcacggagttgctatgattctcacgaaaaaaactgcaaatgcactaattcgGAACAGCCCCAAAAAATGATCCcattataaaagacaaaaaacaaacaaaacataataatattagtattatacaatgctaacgcaccaaccaatattaaAAGTGATGaacaaatggaaattttttataacttctcTCCAAATACTTTAGaaaacaatccctaacagagatgtaaaataatcatgggagacctcaacgccaaagtagggaaaaaaaaatctaaaaaaattaacctgtggaaaattcggccttggggatataaatgaaagaggtaaaaatttattgattctgtagtacaaataatttagttatagccaatacattgttccaacaccacccccaaaacacttgtacacgtggtttttaccagacaaaagaacacgcaacccaaaatttactacattgtgctgaaccaaaaatgggaaaagttgctaaaaaatgccaaaacaagacctggtgccgactgggaaaagtgaccaccaactactaactatcgactttaaaaaaaagactcaaaaagattgggaaagtccaaacccacctctaaagctcgactacaaaactcttgataacaaatttcagaattgcagtgtcaaaaatttgaaatactcaatcaatgtgaaaatgaaaaacacccaaaagagttgtgggaagaagggaaaaaaaccctgcgacactgcttaagaaactatcacgGTAGAAGACTTACATTTACGATGACATTGTATCTGTCCAAAGTGATGGCGATCATTGTATAGATGGAGCAGCAGCCGGTGAGGGACCCAATGGCAGCGTAGATCCAGCACCCGTCGGTCCGAAGATCCACGTATGTAATAACTATTGATGAGGAGCGGGGGCACATGCAGAACATGAGCATGAAGTCCGAGAAAGCGAGATTTACCACATAGTAGTTGGCAGGCGTGCGCAGGGATTTGGTGCTGCTGAAGATGTACATGACAGTGAAATTTCCGGTGAGGGAAGCAGgcgcagaggaagaggaacatgCCCACCAGAGCATACCACAGGGGGTTAAAAGGAGGGAACTGGTACCAGTGAGGGTCGACCAGGGGCAGCATGTCCTCAGGCACTGTGTCCACCACGGTATAGTTGCCATAGGATTCGTGTACTTCTCTCCCATGGAACCCCTTTAGCCGCTGAGTAGCCATCCCTACCGATAAAGGGGCCAGGGGCTAGGTTTTGTTTCCCACGTGCGACATCGTTGGGGCGATTgactgggaaaagggggaagggagggcatgGGTACCGGACGCTCATACCATGTGGTAATAAATTTGTGCTTTGAGTCTGTTTCATGGCACatgatataaaacatacatcaatacctacgtgtatgaatatacattaaaCGTGGggagtatatatggatatatattaatatatatataagtatattatatataatatatatatttaaaatttatattatattttatataaatatatatatataaaaatatatattttaatatatatataatataatacaaattttatataataataaatatatattatatatataatatatattttatatatatatatatatatatatatatatatatatattatataatatgtatatatatattctatatataaatataatatatatatctataatattttatatatcatatatatataatatatatatatataatatatatatatatccatatatactcacacacgtatatgtatattcatacacgtaggtattgatgtattttttatatcatgtGCCTGAAACAGACTCAAAGCCCAAAGTTATTACCACATGGATATGAGCGTCCGGTTTCCCATGccctcccttcgccctttccAGTCAATCGACCCAACGATGTCCCCACGTGGGAACGAACCTAGCCCCCTGGGCCCTTTTTTCGGTAGGGATGGCTTTCTCACGGTGAAGGTTCCATGGGAGAGAAGTACACGAATCCCTATGGCAACTATACGTGGTGGACACAGTGCCTGAGGACATGCTGCACCTGGTCGACCCTCACTGGTACCAGTTCCCTCCTCTTAACCCCTGTGGTATGCTCTGGGGGGCATGTTTTTCTTCCTCTGCGGCTGCCTCTCCCTCACCGGAATTTCACTGTCATGTACATCTTCAGCACACCAAATCCCTGCGCACGCCTGCCAACTACTATGTGGTAAATCTCGCTTTCTCGGACTTCATGCTCCTGTTCTGCATGTGCCCCCGCTCCTCATCAATAGTTATTACAATACGTGGATCTTCGGACCGCGGCGTGCTGGATCTACGCTGCCATTGGGTCCCTCACCGGCTGCTGCTCCATCTATACAATGATCGCCATCACTTGGACAGATACAATGTCATCGTAAATGTAAGTCTTCTACCCTGTAGTTTCTTAAACAGTGCTCAGCaggggttcttttccttctttccccaactcatttggtgttttatcatcttcacattgattgagtatttcaaatttgtttacactgcaattctgtaatttatcaagagtttttgtagtcgagctttagagtggTGTTGGAAagttccatctttttgagtcttattttaaagtcgatagttagtagttggtggtcactttgcagtcggcaccaggtcttgtttggcattttttatgcaactcttccatttttggttcgcaCAATGTAGtcccaaattttgggtttcgtgttcttttgtctggtgaaaaccacgtgtacaaatgtcttgggtggtgttggaacaatgtattggctataactaaattattttggGACTACAGAAATTCATAAaatcttacctctttcatttattctccaaggccgaattttccccaggttttaattttagattattttttcctactttggcgttgagggctcccatgattattttttcatctctgttagggattgttctAAAGTTTTCTtggagagtttttaaaaaaagtccatttctttatcacttgcaatattggttggtgcgtagcttttataatactatattatgaggttttttcttgtattctgacttttaaaatgcatcATTTATTGGGTGACCCAAtaggcatttgcagttttttttctgagaatcatAGAAACCCCGGGgataaaattttccttcttttttccagaaaaaaactgtcttgtttcttagttttgaacttcctttattttttccaaattggTCCACTttccagtatttgaatgttgttctACCCATTTCTTTACAGACTAGGAaatttccccatctctttctttttcccttacgttccacgttccgttttttaaatgtgtttcttaatttggggctttttttcttttttcttttttcccagtgCTTTTAACTTGTCCCGGGTTGCCccgactaacgcgccccttgataaccacgcGAGGGATGTGgtataaatatctttttcttatttaatcattggtgtagaggtttgtaggAGAAAATAAGTGAGTGGAATCCCCCGGGTCCTTTCTCAATCGCGTCTCCAACAAATTAGGAGACTATCTGGCcgcttttaaaaaagttacactgtaatgccagacatattatttggtgaaacccgtaAACAGTAGAACTGAaagggttttcaccagatatccactgccccccTGCCGacgtttcaccgcaaccctgttGGAGCTAAagagtgctatccttgttcaagggggaACCCAGGGTggttttttgtcttacccagggcaaatattatatatatatatatatatatattatatatataattttttattattatatatatatatatttttcaccaaaacccccacacacaccttacacactgcaacaaacacacacaccacccacacacacaccacacacccccccaaaccccacacaaacacacaccccaacccccacacaaatttaaattatataaaatataaaattttatatatatatatataatattaatatatgtttattaaacacacacaacacacacacacaacaccacacacacacacacacacaatattatatatatttataaaatttttatataattatattatataaacaattacataaacacaaatattagaaaattttgtatagacacacataaaaaaaaaaaaaaaaaaaaaaaaaaaaaaaaaaaaaaaaaaaaaaaaaaaaaaaaaataattaaaaaatatataatttaaaaaaaaaaaaaaaaaaaaataactataaatttttgttttggagagtattaaattttttaaaaaaaataatatataataaaaaatatccaataaaaaaaaaaaaaaaaaaaaaaaataaaaaaataaataataaatataaaaacaaataaaataaaataataaaattaataataaaattatatatttaataaataattaaaataactacaaaaatataaaatattatatatttattatataattatatatataatattatatgatataattaaaaatataaaaaaagaattatataaaatatatatataataaatatattattaataaaaaataatttaataaatattataattaaataaaattttaaaattaatatatataatatattaaaatttttatatataattatattattataaatatatatatttttatatatacatttattttttttttgtaggtatatatatatatattatattttaatatatatatattatatatatataagaatatatatatatatatatattt
The window above is part of the Penaeus monodon isolate SGIC_2016 unplaced genomic scaffold, NSTDA_Pmon_1 PmonScaffold_14082, whole genome shotgun sequence genome. Proteins encoded here:
- the LOC119569325 gene encoding opsin-1-like — protein: MLHLVDPHWYQFPPLNPCGMLWGACFSSSAAASPSPEFHCHVHLQHTKSLRTPANYYVVNLAFSDFMLLFCMCPRSSSIVITIRGSSDRGVLDLRCHWVPHRLLLHLYNDRHHLDRYNVIVN